From Scomber scombrus chromosome 6, fScoSco1.1, whole genome shotgun sequence, the proteins below share one genomic window:
- the si:ch211-194m7.4 gene encoding olfactomedin has translation MLLLLLLLLAPTGDGQAQRVTGKKENDACACEVNSAIWSFPAVKYEAVLQQVEACEGSLNNLQEQVQLSHERLPQIEAVIKNVTARLEPHQYLHDQGLYSALSLRMLGQELSQLETDVSDIHSQLNNAQTQKLSKEVGKLRTNVDRMQVADIINMKSVKATLRYLKNSVESCKSIPKDFRGQHRYCLKGLITNISEPVVTKVTPYGKSYISGSWGKQANMESEGQKNSYWVQTLLNKHIWGNTLRVYQTYEDFIASVNHKDFTFAPSYTHANTIEGPSAVLYGEALYYHCYRSADVCRYDLKSNTVKRVTLPGIGVGFNNKFPYCYYDCRTHSDVDVEADETGLWAIYATLGNHGNLVVSRLAWDNEAETLNVSQTWETRLFKKAVSNAFMVCGVLYATRYVDEYREEVFYAFDTATGKDDSSLALPLEKVAKGVASLSYNPTNKQIYMYNDGYLLAFQAHF, from the exons atgctgctgctgctcctcctgctacTGGCACCCACT GGTGATGGCCAGGCTCAGCGTGTGACAGGCAAAAAGGAAAACGATGCGTGTGCATGTGAAGTGAACTCTGCTATTTGGTCATTCCCTGCTGTGAAGTACGAGGCCGTGCTGCAGCAGGTTGAAGCTTGTGAAGGCTCTCTGAACAACCTGCAGGAACAG gTGCAGTTGTCCCATGAGCGTCTCCCTCAGATTGAGGCTGTGATTAAGAATGTGACGGCTCGGCTGGAGCCTCACCAGTATCTGCATGATCAGGGCCTGTATTCAGCCTTGTCTCTGCGTATGCTGGGCCAGGAGCTCAGCCAGCTGGAGACAGACGTCAGTGACATCCACAGCCAGTTAAACAATGCCCAAACACAGAAACTCTCCAAAGAG gtGGGTAAACTGCGTACAAATGTAGACAGGATGCAAGTGGCAGACATCATTAATATGAAGTCTGTAAAAGCGACACTGCGCTACTTGAAGAACAGCGTTGAGTCCTGCAAATCAATTCCCAAAGATTTCCGAG GCCAGCACAGGTACTGCCTAAAGGGCCTGATCACCAACATCAGCGAACCAGTTGTAACTAAGGTCACTCCATACGGTAAGAGCTACATCTCTGGTTCATGGGGCAAACAGGCTAACATGGAAAGCGAGGGCCAGAAGAACAGCTACTGGGTTCAAACCCTACTCAACAAGCACATCTGGGGCAACACCCTGCGCGTATACCAAACTTATGAAGACTTTATAGCCTCTGTCAACCACAAGGACTTCACCTTTGCTCCATCGTACACTCATGCTAATACCATCGAGGGTCCCAGTGCTGTCCTGTATGGTGAAGCATTGTACTATCACTGCTACCGCTCTGCAGATGTTTGCCGCTATGACCTGAAAAGCAACACCGTCAAACGTGTGACACTTCCAGGTATCGGTGTGGGTTTCAACAACAAGTTCCCATATTGTTACTATGACTGTCGTACCCATAGTGATGTGGATGTGGAGGCAGATGAGACAGGACTATGGGCCATCTACGCTACTCTTGGTAACCATGGTAATCTAGTGGTGAGCCGGCTAGCATGGGACAATGAAGCTGAGACACTCAATGTTTCACAGACGTGGGAGACGAGGCTGTTCAAGAAGGCAGTGAGCAATGCCTTCATGGTGTGTGGTGTGCTGTATGCCACTCGTTATGTAGATGAATACCGTGAGGAGGTGTTCTACGCCTTCGATACTGCGACAGGCAAAGATGATAGCTCACTGGCACTGCCACTAGAGAAGGTAGCGAAAGGAGTGGCCAGTCTGAGCTACAACCCAACCAACAAGCAGATCTACATGTACAATGATGGATATCTTCTAGCATTCCAGGCCCACTTCTGA
- the LOC133982302 gene encoding olfactomedin-4-like → MKLCVIIPLCALITLTQQAPTQDQCLCDLTNSEKAFPHDKLSTVEDNASKCNSNITPKKTLELESLMLGLERRLPQMEKDLSVLEREDDGELYGVLSLLVIENELTEIKQLMDKLNMTSRRHQHLTTDTTEQLEDLRVKMAELQEYDTLQVVKRQQANQRLKRDLDQCKNEHHPTPHPTQPPQGICPHGKFVNITGPGVYTAGEYPGSYKYGAWGRDPKPAVGKENWYWLVMLTSSNRYSNYVRLYSSLSSLIVGVSVPGNVQIHSSNPTTNTVQGPNVVLYGDALYYNCYNKYDVCRFNLSTKTVTTMQLPKGTRFNSKGNFCHLDECYLYTDLDLATDESGVWVIYTTSQDFGNLVLSKVEEGEQPKLNQTWHTSVYKQAVTNTFMACGVLYATRYVNKEVEEIFYSFDTSTGVEKFDIGIFIRKMSPNIYSLNYSPVDQMLHAYCDSFMVSYEVLFE, encoded by the exons ATGAAGCTGTGTGTGATCATCCCACTGTGTGCTCTGATCACTCTCACCCAACAg GCGCCGACACAGgatcagtgtttgtgtgatttgactaactcagaaaAGGCGTTTCCACACGACAAACTCAGCACAGTGGAAGACAATGCATCCAAATGTAACAGCAACATCACTCCAAAGAAG ACTCTGGAGCTGGAAAGTTTGATGCTTGGTTTGGAGCGGCGTTTGCCCCAAATGGAGAAAGATCTATCCGTTCTGGAGAGGGAGGATGATGGTGAACTGTATGGAGTTCTCAGCCTGCTGGTGATAGAGAATGAACTCACTGAGATCAAGCAGCTCATGGACAAGCTCAACATGACCAGCCGGAGACACCAGCACCTCACCACTGACACCACGGAACAG CTGGAGGACTTGAGAGTGAAGATGGCAGAGCTGCAGGAGTACGACACCCTGCAGGTGGTGAAGAGACAACAAGCTAACCAGCGTCTGAAGAGAGACCTGGACCAGTGCAAGAATGAACATCACCCCACTCCCCATCCCACTCAGCCCCCACAAG GTATCTGTCCCCACGGCAAGTTTGTGAACATTACTGGCCCCGGGGTCTACACAGCAGGAGAGTATCCAGGCTCCTACAAGTACGGAGCTTGGGGTCGTGATCCCAAACCAGCGGTAGGAAAGGAGAACTGGTACTGGCTGGTAATGTTGACCTCCAGCAACAGATACTCCAACTACGTCCGTCTCTACTCCAGCCTGAGCTCTCTGATTGTCGGAGTAAGCGTCCCAG GTAATGTACAGATCCACTCATCTAACCCAACTACCAACACTGTCCAGGGACCAAATGTTGTGCTGTATGGAGATGCCTTGTACTACAACTGTTACAACAAGTATGATGTCTGTCGATTCAACCTCTccaccaaaactgttacaacCATGCAGTTACCCAAAGGCACCAG ATTTAACTCCAAAGGTAACTTCTGCCATCTTGATGAGTGCTACCTATATACTGACCTGGACCTGGCAACAGATGAGTCTGGTGTTTGGGTGATCTACACCACGTCCCAGGACTTTGGCAACCTGGTTCTATCTAAGGTAGAAGAAGGTGAGCAACCCAAGCTCAACCAAACCTGGCACACCTCAGTCTACAAGCAGGCAGTGACCAACACTTTCATGGCCTGTGGCGTGCTCTATGCCACGCGCTACGTCAACAAAGAAGTGGAGGAGATCTTCTATTCGTTTGACACCTCGACAGGGGTGGAGAAGTTCGACATTGGTATCTTCATCAGGAAGATGTCTCCCAACATTTACTCCCTGAACTACAGCCCTGTGGACCAGATGCTGCATGCCTACTGTGACTCCTTCATGGTCTCCTATGAAGTTTTGTTTGAGTAA